The following are encoded in a window of Telmatobacter sp. DSM 110680 genomic DNA:
- a CDS encoding tetratricopeptide repeat protein: MHKVFTLRHRAAAAAILLTILAMAPVRAHAASKEIIELQTQVQQLLDMVQRLQSTLDTRFGVLQHLVEQTADNANQMSQTVNALQQKINQQSDGLSGKIDTASGQVQSLNDSVDELKTRIAKLDKSIQDLQGQLQNIQSAPPTGGQPAPGGTAPTVPVPDSGAGPGGAQGSLPQPMANNAAPGAMTPPLKETFQAALRDYNAAKYPVATGEFQDVIHYYPMDDLAGSAEYYLGEIAYHQQDYAEAIKNYNAVLEGFSGSPKAPAAQLHKGFALIQQSKKDAGIHELRLLIQRHPQTPEAAQAKAKLTAMGIHSTASAQR, translated from the coding sequence ATGCATAAAGTCTTCACACTTCGCCATCGTGCTGCTGCGGCGGCAATTCTGCTCACCATCCTTGCCATGGCTCCCGTGCGCGCGCATGCGGCCTCAAAGGAAATCATTGAACTTCAGACCCAGGTGCAGCAGTTGCTCGACATGGTGCAGCGGCTTCAGTCGACCCTCGACACCCGCTTTGGGGTCCTGCAGCACCTCGTGGAGCAGACCGCGGATAACGCGAACCAGATGAGCCAGACGGTGAACGCTCTTCAGCAAAAGATCAACCAGCAGAGCGATGGCCTCAGCGGGAAAATCGACACGGCGTCCGGCCAGGTTCAGTCGCTCAATGACTCTGTGGATGAATTGAAGACGCGCATCGCTAAGCTCGACAAATCGATCCAGGACCTGCAAGGCCAATTGCAGAATATTCAGAGCGCACCACCGACTGGCGGACAACCAGCGCCCGGTGGAACAGCACCGACAGTGCCTGTTCCCGACTCCGGAGCAGGTCCGGGGGGTGCTCAGGGATCATTACCACAACCGATGGCTAACAACGCTGCACCCGGCGCCATGACTCCTCCCTTGAAGGAGACCTTTCAGGCAGCCCTGCGCGATTACAACGCCGCAAAATATCCTGTCGCCACCGGGGAATTTCAAGATGTCATTCACTACTACCCGATGGATGACCTGGCGGGAAGCGCCGAATATTATCTCGGCGAAATTGCCTACCATCAGCAGGACTATGCCGAAGCCATCAAGAACTACAACGCGGTTTTAGAGGGTTTCAGCGGAAGTCCGAAAGCTCCCGCTGCACAGTTGCACAAGGGCTTTGCACTGATTCAGCAAAGCAAGAAGGACGCCGGCATCCACGAACTCCGCCTGCTCATTCAGCGGCATCCGCAAACGCCCGAAGCTGCCCAGGCAAAGGCCAAGCTCACTGCGATGGGCATTCATAGCACTGCGTCTGCTCAGCGCTAG
- a CDS encoding DUF2147 domain-containing protein: MNLVRIRILATAFVLVAVASAQQQLTPKLQNAVGHWQVINADGSKGGHVDTYIENGKLLGRVTAARPGRDPNSLCDKCSGELKNQHIMGMIIIKDFHPEGDDWVGGTLVDPENGKVYKGKIWAVGSDKLGMRGYVGISLLGRSATWERLP; this comes from the coding sequence TTGAATCTGGTCCGCATCCGCATTCTTGCTACAGCATTTGTTTTGGTCGCCGTCGCCAGCGCGCAGCAACAGCTCACGCCAAAGCTTCAGAACGCCGTGGGTCACTGGCAAGTCATTAACGCCGATGGCTCGAAGGGCGGACACGTTGATACCTATATAGAGAATGGAAAACTGCTCGGACGCGTCACTGCTGCGCGTCCTGGACGGGATCCCAATTCGCTATGCGATAAGTGTTCTGGCGAGCTAAAGAATCAGCACATCATGGGCATGATCATCATCAAGGATTTTCATCCTGAAGGGGATGACTGGGTAGGCGGAACTCTCGTTGATCCGGAAAACGGCAAGGTGTACAAGGGCAAGATCTGGGCCGTCGGAAGTGACAAGCTGGGAATGAGGGGCTACGTCGGCATCTCGTTGCTGGGACGAAGCGCCACATGGGAACGGCTGCCTTGA
- a CDS encoding creatininase family protein — protein sequence MKFGRSLFLMALFMLSFAGPVISQSSLSAKWEELTAPDFVQAIHQSQGVCVLPFGIIEKHGPHLPLGTDLLDVRFAVTNAVKQEYAVVFPEYYFGQIFEARQQPGTLAYSLSTQLTLLQETVSEMARNGCKKIVIVNGHGGNNSLLPLFGQAQLASQRDYVVYVFGLPNENVAGRPALKTPFDMHAGEVETSNMLIARPDLVHQDRAGQQSGADLHRQTLPDSVYTGIWWYARFPNHYAGDASAANKELGEFDQKTWSREIAEALKAIKADDESLKLQNQFFEDSKHPLDTKQ from the coding sequence ATGAAGTTTGGTCGCAGCCTTTTTTTAATGGCACTCTTCATGTTGTCGTTCGCGGGCCCTGTAATTTCGCAGTCGAGCCTTTCCGCAAAGTGGGAGGAACTTACCGCTCCTGATTTCGTCCAGGCTATTCACCAATCGCAGGGCGTGTGCGTACTACCCTTCGGCATTATCGAGAAACACGGACCGCATCTGCCGCTCGGAACCGATCTCCTCGACGTGCGGTTTGCCGTCACCAATGCGGTGAAGCAGGAGTACGCTGTCGTATTTCCCGAATACTACTTTGGACAGATATTCGAAGCGCGCCAACAGCCCGGCACGCTTGCCTACAGTCTTTCCACGCAACTCACGTTGCTGCAGGAAACCGTGAGCGAGATGGCGCGCAACGGCTGCAAGAAGATCGTGATCGTGAACGGGCACGGTGGCAATAACTCGCTACTGCCGCTCTTCGGACAGGCACAGTTGGCCAGCCAGCGCGACTACGTCGTATACGTATTCGGGCTGCCTAACGAAAATGTTGCTGGACGCCCAGCGCTTAAGACGCCGTTCGACATGCACGCCGGTGAAGTGGAGACCTCGAATATGCTGATCGCGCGGCCCGATCTGGTGCATCAGGATCGAGCCGGCCAGCAATCAGGCGCCGATCTGCATCGGCAGACACTGCCTGACTCGGTCTACACCGGGATCTGGTGGTATGCGCGTTTCCCCAATCACTACGCAGGGGACGCGTCAGCAGCCAATAAGGAACTGGGCGAGTTCGATCAGAAAACATGGTCGAGAGAGATTGCCGAGGCCCTCAAGGCTATCAAAGCAGACGACGAAAGTCTGAAGCTTCAGAACCAGTTCTTCGAAGACTCCAAACATCCGCTTGATACGAAGCAATAA
- a CDS encoding sugar phosphate nucleotidyltransferase → MDTMVSPTLLVLAAGMGSRYGGLKQLDPVGPDGETIMDYSIFDARRAGFGKVVFVIRKSIEEPFKKTVGTRYEKRVPVEYVFQEIGKLIPGISPPEGRTKPWGTTHAILMAANTIHEPFAVINADDFYGAGSFRVLAQHLQSGTPDDAMIGFVLRNTLSEFGSVARGVCHVTEDGYLKDITELKSIEREGSRITNIDSEGQETVLNGSELVSMNMWGFTPQIFPLLYEHFQRFLKRYGDDLNAECYIPGTVNSLIQAEQACVKVLRSGDAWFGVTYREDQPRVVQSIGRLIEQGTYPRRLWQ, encoded by the coding sequence ATGGATACCATGGTTTCTCCTACGTTACTTGTCCTCGCCGCAGGCATGGGTAGCCGATACGGTGGGTTGAAGCAGTTGGACCCGGTTGGTCCGGACGGCGAAACCATTATGGATTATTCGATCTTCGACGCTCGCCGTGCCGGGTTCGGCAAAGTTGTATTCGTAATCCGCAAAAGCATCGAAGAGCCGTTTAAGAAAACTGTTGGAACGCGCTACGAGAAGCGCGTCCCGGTGGAATACGTATTTCAAGAAATCGGCAAACTCATCCCTGGCATTTCACCTCCCGAGGGCCGCACCAAGCCTTGGGGAACAACGCATGCCATTCTGATGGCTGCCAACACTATTCATGAGCCGTTCGCCGTGATCAATGCGGACGATTTTTATGGCGCAGGCAGTTTCCGCGTTCTGGCGCAACATTTGCAATCAGGAACACCAGACGACGCCATGATCGGCTTTGTTCTTCGCAACACGCTCTCAGAATTCGGCTCCGTTGCGAGGGGTGTATGCCACGTTACAGAGGACGGCTACCTCAAGGACATCACGGAGTTGAAATCCATCGAGCGTGAAGGATCGCGGATCACGAACATCGACTCCGAGGGGCAGGAAACTGTGCTCAACGGCAGCGAACTCGTCAGCATGAACATGTGGGGATTCACGCCGCAGATCTTCCCGTTACTCTACGAACACTTCCAGCGTTTTCTGAAACGTTATGGAGATGATCTCAACGCGGAGTGCTACATTCCAGGTACAGTGAATTCTCTGATACAGGCAGAACAAGCGTGCGTAAAAGTTCTTCGCTCGGGCGACGCTTGGTTTGGCGTTACTTACCGCGAAGACCAGCCGCGCGTTGTGCAAAGTATCGGCCGGCTGATCGAGCAGGGAACCTATCCCAGAAGGCTGTGGCAATGA
- the pal gene encoding peptidoglycan-associated lipoprotein Pal, giving the protein MKRCTRVLVPALLVALVAIAGCKKKTPPPAAQTAPPVTAPAPTAHISAEPGAISAGDQVTLNWKTTDATSVSIEGIGDVPTSGTKTVTPTASTTYHLVARGEGGTADDTARVTVNAPPPVTQPTNSMSAEEEFKANMQDVFYDYDAYDVRPDSQGILSKDAAYLSSHPNIRIVIGGYCDERGSNEYNLALGQNRADAAKNALISAGIAAARIRVVSYGKEKPFCSESTEACWQQNRRAGFSLDQ; this is encoded by the coding sequence TTGAAACGTTGCACCCGTGTTTTGGTTCCTGCTTTGCTTGTAGCTTTGGTAGCCATCGCTGGCTGTAAGAAGAAGACGCCGCCCCCGGCGGCTCAGACAGCCCCACCGGTCACGGCCCCCGCTCCAACCGCTCACATTAGTGCGGAGCCCGGCGCTATTTCAGCTGGAGACCAGGTAACGCTCAACTGGAAAACTACGGACGCGACCAGTGTCTCGATCGAAGGCATTGGCGACGTGCCCACCTCTGGCACCAAGACCGTTACACCGACCGCCTCCACGACATATCATCTCGTGGCTCGCGGAGAAGGCGGGACGGCTGACGACACCGCGCGAGTGACGGTCAACGCTCCGCCACCGGTAACGCAACCGACAAATTCGATGTCTGCAGAAGAAGAGTTTAAGGCCAACATGCAGGACGTCTTCTACGATTACGACGCCTACGACGTGCGCCCCGATTCGCAGGGCATCCTGTCAAAGGACGCTGCCTACTTGAGCAGCCATCCCAATATCCGCATTGTCATCGGCGGTTATTGCGACGAGCGCGGTTCTAACGAATATAACCTCGCGCTTGGGCAGAACCGTGCCGATGCTGCAAAGAACGCGTTGATCTCTGCCGGAATCGCTGCGGCCCGCATCAGGGTTGTCAGCTACGGCAAAGAGAAGCCATTCTGCTCGGAGTCAACTGAGGCCTGCTGGCAGCAGAACCGCCGCGCCGGCTTCTCGCTCGACCAGTAA
- a CDS encoding aminoglycoside phosphotransferase family protein: protein MTEPHRLAAVVRAFSLDGDFSNAERYGSGHIHDTYFVSLDHDGRVERIILQRINTTIFKKPIAVMENIQRVTDHLRLKLDREADDDRRVLRLIRTHGGVGWYVDADGNYWRAYRFIADTHTNDTVTSPHQAFEAAKAFGNFQRLLVDLPGPRLHDSIPDFHNTPKRFTDFERAVKADAVERCATAGAEIAFALARSSTARALVDGKVPERVTHNDTKLNNVLLDDMTGEGICVIDLDTVMPGLAAYDFGDMVRTMTCAAAEDEPDLSQVSMNLSLFEAVLRGYLEGASAFFTTAERNSLITGAKVIVFEQGIRFLADFLSGDVYYKISRPRQNLDRCRTQFKLLESIEQQEDSMARLLRALP from the coding sequence ATGACCGAGCCGCACCGCCTGGCCGCTGTCGTTCGGGCTTTTTCATTGGATGGGGATTTTAGCAACGCGGAGCGTTACGGCAGCGGCCACATTCACGACACATATTTTGTAAGTCTTGATCATGACGGGCGGGTTGAGCGCATCATCCTCCAGCGCATCAATACGACGATCTTCAAGAAACCCATCGCGGTGATGGAGAACATTCAACGCGTGACGGATCATCTCCGTTTGAAGCTTGATCGTGAGGCCGACGACGACAGACGAGTATTGCGACTTATCCGCACACACGGCGGAGTCGGCTGGTACGTAGATGCGGACGGAAACTATTGGCGCGCTTACCGGTTTATTGCGGATACGCATACGAATGACACGGTGACTTCGCCGCACCAGGCGTTTGAGGCCGCGAAGGCATTCGGAAATTTTCAGCGACTGCTGGTCGATCTGCCGGGTCCTCGACTGCATGACAGTATCCCGGATTTTCATAACACGCCGAAGCGGTTCACTGACTTCGAACGTGCGGTGAAGGCGGATGCGGTTGAGCGCTGCGCGACCGCTGGTGCTGAAATCGCATTTGCTTTGGCGCGGAGTTCCACGGCGCGAGCCCTTGTCGACGGAAAAGTTCCTGAGCGCGTCACACACAATGACACGAAGCTCAACAACGTGCTCCTCGACGATATGACCGGCGAAGGCATTTGCGTGATCGATCTCGATACAGTGATGCCGGGCCTGGCCGCATACGACTTCGGTGACATGGTGAGGACGATGACATGCGCGGCGGCAGAGGACGAACCTGATCTGTCGCAGGTGTCGATGAACCTCTCTCTCTTTGAAGCAGTACTGCGAGGCTACCTTGAAGGCGCAAGCGCCTTTTTCACGACGGCGGAACGTAACTCTCTGATTACGGGGGCAAAAGTCATCGTTTTCGAGCAGGGAATCCGCTTTCTCGCGGACTTTCTTTCCGGCGACGTGTATTACAAGATCAGCAGGCCAAGACAGAATCTCGACCGCTGCCGCACCCAATTCAAGTTGCTTGAATCGATTGAGCAGCAGGAAGACAGTATGGCTCGTCTACTGCGAGCGCTGCCCTAG
- a CDS encoding enterotoxin, which translates to MNVSRTRFLAAIVCGSILGSATILVTAERVTPAEADLVAFERQGDGFSVQNRVINAAWTFSNGAVNDGVVRDRIGGTILHTHQPFKVLLNDGTILDTATLKLVGEPRATEILPTPNAPRTAATLHGEIVEMRMQTGDRAIQVDWSIVLLAGSNYIRQIVTITAAGEKDLPIRRVELVDLDLPGAHVVGSVAGSPIVAGNWFVGFEHPLSQSKTRSGRATAWIDRELPLRAGQSVTYSSVIGVARQGQMRRDFLAYLERERAHPYRTFLHYNSWYDLGFFTPYTSTDAVDRINTFGHELSEKRGVQLDSFLFDDGWDKHDSLWKFNAGFPDGFTPLKQAAERYKADPGVWMSPWGGYSKPKQERIAFGHQAGYEIVGGGYALSGPKYYAAFRDVALEMVQKYGVNQFKFDGTGNVDSVFPGSRFDSDFAAMIHLIQELRAAKPDLFVNLTTGTWPSPFWTMYADSIWRGGDDDSTAGVGTYRERWITYRDADTYQRVVQMGPLYPLNSLMLHGLIYAQHHNDLDKDPGNDFRNEIRSYFGTGTQLQEMYITPSLLSAQNWDDLAEAAKWSRENAEVLKDTHWVGGDPAWLEVYGWASWTPKKGILVLRNPSDHEQTIQLRLQDAFEQPSDAPRVYSARSPWKDDAGRPAIVLPAQEAHEFHLAAFQVLTLDILPAPTAHR; encoded by the coding sequence ATGAACGTCAGTAGAACTCGATTTCTGGCCGCAATCGTCTGCGGATCCATTTTAGGAAGCGCGACGATTTTGGTAACGGCAGAGCGCGTCACGCCGGCGGAAGCCGATCTCGTCGCTTTCGAGCGGCAAGGCGATGGCTTCTCTGTGCAAAACCGGGTGATTAATGCAGCGTGGACATTCTCAAATGGTGCGGTGAACGATGGTGTGGTCCGCGACCGAATAGGCGGCACCATTCTCCACACTCATCAACCGTTCAAAGTGCTGCTGAACGACGGAACAATTCTCGATACAGCAACTCTGAAGCTTGTGGGAGAGCCGCGCGCAACCGAAATCTTGCCAACCCCGAATGCACCTCGCACGGCGGCGACACTTCACGGCGAAATCGTGGAAATGCGGATGCAAACCGGCGACCGCGCCATACAGGTTGATTGGTCGATTGTGCTGCTGGCGGGTTCAAACTACATTCGGCAGATTGTGACTATCACGGCCGCGGGCGAGAAAGATCTCCCTATCCGTCGAGTAGAGTTGGTTGATCTTGATCTCCCCGGAGCTCACGTGGTGGGATCCGTTGCTGGCTCGCCGATCGTGGCAGGGAACTGGTTTGTTGGATTCGAACATCCTCTTTCGCAAAGCAAAACGAGAAGTGGACGGGCTACGGCATGGATCGATCGCGAATTGCCTCTTCGCGCCGGCCAAAGCGTTACATATTCATCCGTGATCGGCGTGGCACGACAGGGACAGATGCGCAGGGATTTCCTTGCCTATCTGGAGCGCGAACGTGCGCATCCTTATCGCACCTTTCTGCACTACAACTCATGGTATGACCTGGGGTTCTTCACGCCATATACCAGCACTGACGCGGTGGACCGCATCAACACCTTCGGACATGAGTTGAGTGAGAAACGCGGCGTGCAACTGGACTCGTTCCTCTTTGACGATGGATGGGACAAGCACGACTCTCTCTGGAAATTCAATGCCGGTTTTCCAGATGGATTCACGCCCCTGAAGCAGGCGGCGGAAAGGTACAAAGCCGACCCGGGTGTCTGGATGTCGCCGTGGGGCGGTTATTCCAAGCCGAAGCAGGAACGCATCGCGTTTGGACATCAGGCCGGTTACGAAATTGTCGGCGGGGGATATGCGCTTTCCGGGCCGAAATACTATGCTGCGTTTCGCGATGTAGCTCTTGAGATGGTCCAGAAATACGGGGTGAATCAATTCAAATTTGACGGGACGGGCAATGTCGATTCCGTGTTTCCTGGAAGCAGGTTCGATAGCGATTTCGCGGCAATGATTCACCTCATTCAAGAGTTGCGAGCCGCAAAGCCAGATCTGTTCGTGAACCTGACCACGGGGACATGGCCATCGCCATTCTGGACAATGTATGCGGACAGCATCTGGCGCGGCGGCGACGATGATTCAACCGCTGGAGTAGGTACATATCGAGAACGCTGGATCACTTATCGCGATGCCGATACTTACCAGCGCGTCGTACAGATGGGCCCGCTCTATCCGCTGAATTCTCTTATGCTCCACGGATTGATTTACGCGCAACACCATAACGACCTCGACAAGGACCCGGGCAACGATTTCCGCAACGAAATTCGATCGTACTTCGGCACTGGAACGCAGCTCCAGGAGATGTACATCACTCCGTCTCTTCTAAGTGCGCAGAATTGGGATGACCTTGCGGAAGCGGCAAAGTGGTCGCGTGAGAATGCCGAGGTGCTTAAAGACACGCATTGGGTCGGCGGCGATCCGGCATGGCTGGAGGTGTATGGATGGGCTTCCTGGACACCGAAGAAAGGGATCCTGGTTTTGCGCAACCCCAGCGATCACGAGCAGACGATTCAGCTTCGTCTGCAGGATGCCTTTGAACAGCCTTCCGACGCCCCGCGGGTGTATAGTGCTCGGAGCCCTTGGAAAGATGATGCAGGGCGCCCGGCGATTGTGCTTCCTGCGCAAGAAGCACATGAGTTCCATCTCGCTGCATTCCAGGTACTCACGCTCGACATCCTGCCTGCTCCGACTGCGCACCGCTGA